A portion of the Fulvia fulva chromosome 1, complete sequence genome contains these proteins:
- a CDS encoding Caffeine resistance protein 5: MSQLIRDTAFGHAVRFLSRGKLLRYQEEEDPSLYTKFIDQEKSGNLAHHGDTNPPDDDASEKENDDLDKPDRPTANGWSSSEASGTTGNDATVNEASGAKIDQEKGKDIHLVSWWGKNDPENPQNWSTFKKVFVTFEICLLTTSVYIGSSIYSAGTADVVAIFGVSQVAATLGLCLFVAGYGLGPMLWSPMSEIPQVGRNPIYLGTLVVFVALQPAVALASNFGMLLAFRFITGFFGSPVLATGGASLADIWSPAKRAYAMSIWGVAAICGPTLGPLIGGFAVQYGGTNGVIKAPWSWPIWELMWLSAFCLIFLFFFFPETSANNILLRRTRRLRKLTGNDKLKCEPELMSEQMTGRDVVMMALVKPFTLNFTEPMVFLLNLYIALIYGLLYIWFESFVIVFIEMYGFGLGTEGLAYLGILIGAFVVIPPFFWYLHKYLEPRFDENGELTPELRLIPSFFGAFCIPICLFWFGWSARPDIHWIMPIIGSAWFSVGAFLLFNSVLNYLPDAYPEHAASVLAGNDFMRSSFGAGFPLFASAMFNNLGVAWASSTLAFISIAFIPIPFALYKYGGTLRKNYSKHARKDL, translated from the exons ATGTCGCAGCTCATCAGAGACACGGCCTTTGGCCATGCGGTCAGGTTCCTGTCGCGAGGGAAACTGCTTCGGTATCAGGAAGAGGAAGACCCGTCGCTGTACACGAAATTCATCGACCAGGAGAAGTCTGGCAACTTGGCACACCATGGTGACACCAACCCTCCAGATGACGATGCCTCCGAGAAGGAGAATGACGACCTAGACAAGCCGGATCGGCCAACAGCGAATGGATGGTCTTCATCTGAAGCGTCAGGAACTACCGGCAACGATGctaccgttaacgaggcaTCTGGTGCCAAGATAGACCAAGAGAAGGGCAAAGATATCCATCTAGTGAGCTGGTGGGGGAAGAACGACCCCGAAAATCCGCAGAATTGGTCAACATTCAAGAAAGTCTTCGTCACTTTCGAGATCTGCCTTTTGACGACTTCGGTCTACATTGGCAGCTCGATCTACTCTGCTGGTACGGCAGATGTAGTCGCGATCTTTGGTGTGAGCCAAGTAGCGGCGACATTGGGCCTCTGCCTGTTCGTCGCAGGTTATGGTCTTGGCCCCATGCTCTGGTCGCCAATGTCTGAGATCCCTCAGGTGGGCAGGAACCCAATCTACCTCGGGACTCTAGTGGTTTTCGTGGCTTTGCAGCCAGCTGTCGCCCTAGCTAGCAACTTTGGTATGCTCTTGGCCTTCCGATTCATCACTGGTTTCTTCGGAAGTCCTGTCCTGGCCACTGGTGGTGCATCGCTGGCTGATATCTGGAGCCCGGCGAAGCGTGCGTATGCCATGTCTATCTGGGGTGTTGCAGCCATCTGTGGACCGACCCTTGGACCTTTGATCGGTGGCTTTGCTGTTCAGTATGGTGGTACCAACGGTGTCATCAAAGCACCCTGGTCTTGGCCCATCTGGGAGCTGATGTGGCTATCCGCATTCTGCCTCATCTTCCTG TTCTTCTTCTTCCCAGAGACTTCTGCGAACAATATCCTCCTGAGGCGCACACGCCGTCTGCGCAAGCTGACTGGCAACGACAAGCTGAAGTGCGAGCCTGAGCTGATGTCGGAGCAGATGACCGGCAGAGACGTTGTCATGATGGCTCTCGTGAAGCCGTTCACTTTGAACTTCACAGAGCCCATGGTGTTCTTGCTTAACCTGTACATTGCGCTGATCTACGGCTTGCTGTACATCTGGTTCGAATCGTTCGTCATCGTATTCATCGAGATGTACGGATTTGGGCTTGGCACAGAAGGGTTGGCATATCTGGGTATTC TCATTGGCGCCTTTGTGGTGATTCCACCCTTCTTCTGGTATCTGCACAAGTATCTGGAGCCGCGTTTCGACGAGAATGGCGAGCTTACGCCTGAGCTTCGGTTGATCCCATCTTTCTTCGGTGCTTTCTGCATCCCAATATGCCTATTCTGGTTCGGCTGGTCTGCGCGACCAGACATCCACTGGATTATGCCTATCATAGGGTCTGCCTGGTTTTCTGTCGGAGCGTTCCTCCTTTTCAACTCGGTCCTCAACTACCTACCGGACGCGTATCCTGAGCATGCAGCCAGTGTCTTGGCTGGCAACGACTTCATGCGATCGAGTTTCGGCGCCGGCTTCCCTCTATTTGCCAGCGCAATGTTCAACAATCTTGGCGTAGCTTGGGCAAGCTCAACTCTGGCGTTCATCTCGATTGCATTTATCCCTATCCCATTTGCATTATACAAA TACGGCGGTACCCTGCGCAAGAACTACTCGAAGCATGCACGAAAGGACCTGTAG
- a CDS encoding Rab proteins geranylgeranyltransferase component A produces MPTQRHRWVHFVTRARCREEGRTQSSAEEVLSCGNGTCCPATKVFEPTWPHLPLSNINRAICERPTTMESLEDTNWDVVISGTGLPQSLLALSLSRSDKKILHVDRNDYYGGDEAALSLSEAEEWTQKHAAEEGDAKTSFSHATVSKPTEDEVSTTTKLGPARAYSLALAPQLLYTRSALLPAMVSSRTHSQLEFQAVGSWFILDEAPQDADTPTRLIRVPGGREDVFQDKSLDLKAKRSLMKFLRFVVNYDEQLETWQDDRTKEFSTFLQDKFGLPSSSHAPILALTLSDRPTQEISVEYALPRVARHLSSIGMLGPGFGAVLPKWGGLAEIAQVACRACAVGGGVYVLGRGIIDVQSDDDFNLRVELSDGQKVTTKWLAGLQQDLPGTAPNTAETTSLMKTSNTISVVSSSLNSLFPRTSEGGVTPAGAVVMVKPAGETESTIHIFVHSSESGECPPGQCVLYASCAENASRGFAHLEQAVVQFLQSVEEPTTPQVLWKMQYQRTVPASSTTTMQRTGSVITLQHLSHDLAMEDAVLEGVKPAWEQITGSIGDGYLTFEAREGQEGEES; encoded by the exons ATGCCAACTCAGCGCCATAGATGGGTACACTTCGTCACAAGAGCGCGATGTAGAGAAGAAGGAAGAACGCAAAGCTCTGCGGAGGAAGTGTTGTCTTGCGGGAATGGCACGTGCTGTCCCGCAACCAAAGTTTTTGAGCCGACTTGGCCGCACCTTCCTCTCTCCAACATCAACCGAGCAATATGTGAACGACCGACCACGATGGAGTCTCTCGAAGATACTAACTGGGACGTGGTCATCTCAGGCACCGGCCTGCCGCAGTCGCTGCTCGCGCT CTCGTTGTCTCGTTCGGACAAGAAGATCCTGCACGTTGACCGAAACGACTACTACGGCGGTGATGAAGCGGCTTTGAGCCTGTCTGAAGCCGAGGAATGGACGCAAAAGCATGCCGCCGAGGAGGGAGATGCGAAGACGAGCTTCAGTCATGCCACAGTGAGCAAGCCGACGGAGGATGAAGTGTCTACAACCACAAAACTGGGCCCTGCTCGGGCGTATTCACTCGCGCTCGCTCCTCAACTGCTGTACACGAGATCAGCGTTACTGCCCGCGATGGTCTCTTCCCGGACACACAGTCAGCTCGAATTCCAAGCAGTAGGATCATGGTTCATCCTCGATGAAGCTCCACAGGACGCCGACACTCCAACACGATTGATCAGAGTTCCTGGAGGTCGGGAAGACGTGTTCCAGGACAAGTCTTTGGACCTCAAAGCCAAGCGCTCGCTCATGAAGTTTCTGCGTTTCGTGGTCAACTACGACGAGCAACTGGAAACCTGGCAGGACGATCGGACGAAGGAATTCTCGACCTTCCTGCAGGACAAATTCGGGTTGCCGTCATCTTCACATGCGCCGATCTTGGCTCTAACATTGAGCGATCGGCCTACGCAGGAGATCAGTGTCGAATACGCTCTGCCCCGAGTTGCGCGCCATCTCAGCAGCATAGGGATGCTCGGACCTGGATTCGGTGCAGTCCTTCCAAAGTGGGGAGGTCTCGCGGAGATCGCTCAGGTCGCCTGCCGTGCATGTGCTGTGGGAGGTGGTGTCTACGTTTTGGGCCGTGGCATCATAGATGTGCAGTCCGACGACGACTTCAACCTCCGCGTGGAGCTCAGCGATGGGCAGAAAGTGACTACAAAGTGGCTCGCCGGCCTGCAGCAGGATCTTCCAGGCACCGCACCGAACACAGCGGAAACCACTTCGTTGATGAAAACTTCGAACACCATTTCTGTGGTATCATCGTCACTCAATTCCTTGTTCCCTCGCACGTCCGAAGGTGGTGTCACACCAGCAGGTGCCGTGGTGATGGTGAAGCCAGCTGGTGAGACAGAGTCGACGATACACATCTTCGTACACTCGAGCGAGTCAGGCGAATGCCCTCCAGGACAAT GTGTCTTATATGCATCGTGCGCTGAGAATGCTTCAAGAGGATTTGCTCATCTCGAGCAGGCTGTGGTACAATTCTTGCAAAGCGTTGAGGAGCCAACGACACCACAAGTCCTCTGGAAAATGCAATATCAACGCACAGTTCCAGCATCTTCAACCACTACGATGCAGCGTACTGGTTCTGTAATCACGCTGCAACACCTGTCGCACGACCTTGCTATGGAAGATGCAGTCCTCGAAGGAGTCAAGCCAGCGTGGGAACAGATTACAGGGTCAATTGGAGATGGCTACCTGACATTCGAGGCGAGAGAGGGTCAAGAAGGAGAGGAGTCGTAG